One window of the Oenanthe melanoleuca isolate GR-GAL-2019-014 unplaced genomic scaffold, OMel1.0 S260, whole genome shotgun sequence genome contains the following:
- the AP4S1 gene encoding AP-4 complex subunit sigma-1 — MIKFFLMVNKQGQTRLSRYYEHVEINKRTTLEAEVIKNCLSRSKDECSFIEYKDFKLVYRQYAALFIVVGIDQTENEMAVYELIHNFVEVLDKYFSRVVSETLNLL, encoded by the exons atgatAAAGTTTTTTCTTATGGTTAACAAACAAGGTCAAACAAGACTGTCCAGATATTATGAGCATGTAGAAATTAATAAACGGACAACGCTGGAAGCTGAAGTAATCAAAAACTGTCTCTCCCGCTCAAAGGATGAG TGCTCTTTCATTGAGTATAAGGACTTCAAGCTGGTGTACCGACAGTATGCAGCCCTTTTCATAGTTGTTGGCATTGACCAGACAGAG aatgagATGGCAGTATATGAACTAATTCATAATTTTGTGGAAGTTTTGGACAAATACTTCAGCAGAGTGGTGAGTGAGACACTGAATCtgttatga